A window from Rhineura floridana isolate rRhiFlo1 chromosome 17, rRhiFlo1.hap2, whole genome shotgun sequence encodes these proteins:
- the LOC133371768 gene encoding salivary gland specific protein SAGSIN1 isoform X5: MAAALLSALVARFSQSAAARSYGLFCKGLTRTLLIFFDLAWKLRINFPYLYIVASMMLNVRLQVTHFWVCVCVREFGRFRFILRFTNL, from the coding sequence ATGGCGGCGGCGCTGCTGTCCGCCCTGGTTGCCAGGTTTTCTCAGTCGGCGGCCGCCAGGTCGTACGGGCTCTTCTGTAAAGGGCTGACTCGGACCCTCCTAATCTTCTTCGACTTGGCCTGGAAGCTCCGCATCAACTTCCCGTATCTCTACATCGTGGCCTCCATGATGCTCAACGTCAGGCTACAGGTGACacatttttgggtgtgtgtgtgtgtcagggaatTTGGACGTTTCAG
- the LOC133371768 gene encoding salivary gland specific protein SAGSIN1 isoform X6, translating into MAAALLSALVARFSQSAAARSYGLFCKGLTRTLLIFFDLAWKLRINFPYLYIVASMMLNVRLQVHIEIH; encoded by the coding sequence ATGGCGGCGGCGCTGCTGTCCGCCCTGGTTGCCAGGTTTTCTCAGTCGGCGGCCGCCAGGTCGTACGGGCTCTTCTGTAAAGGGCTGACTCGGACCCTCCTAATCTTCTTCGACTTGGCCTGGAAGCTCCGCATCAACTTCCCGTATCTCTACATCGTGGCCTCCATGATGCTCAACGTCAGGCTACAG